A section of the Alkalispirochaeta americana genome encodes:
- a CDS encoding SPOR domain-containing protein, with translation MRRIFFLSITAAILVAALPVAAQSGRGGLAVVGRYGEFPPEGLFAGSNAHPLNSMVDVTSEVTGESVRVVVVSRVDEPGVFMLLSDDAARALGLRRGESVSVSARQVRLPGLTAVDPNQDLPFHPDPDINPAAELGDPNRDVRGDLVRRVEPEAEVRPADPAPSLPDEQPLAEALPRAEETVAPQVELPPREVAQVEGEALPGPDVYGVLPDISLPPREDEEVLPVPLLDPPLIPDRPLGRAPLGVVLTLPEAPEEAVVRDAPATRAEVVDSLVGEDPLTARILEVDRALRGEAPLLVALPAVEPKPTVEPKQAMEPKQAMDREPPVEKDEADHLVPPPGTHPPEVAIELPLADVPREGEPEITPEIAIAPGEPEELEAAPPEVEPEIAMEPEAEPEEPELPELVQPSADEVTPYSPDVVITLEPAEFRSPDYVPDSEDPEEDPEMKPAVAAPSPLPEAEAVPEPEVTPEEGAPSLAVPGELPLVDSLQSGAHYVQVAAMGEHESALRAVRILQNGGEDLPLAVTFQDGSPRPGIFRVFVGPLSADERGTVLHQVRNQGFRDAFLRTTPDNRPGEDVRG, from the coding sequence ATGCGACGGATTTTCTTTCTCTCGATAACTGCGGCTATTCTGGTGGCTGCGTTGCCTGTGGCTGCCCAAAGCGGCCGGGGTGGCCTGGCGGTGGTCGGCAGATACGGAGAGTTTCCGCCGGAGGGACTCTTTGCGGGATCCAATGCCCATCCTCTCAACTCCATGGTTGATGTCACCAGCGAGGTAACGGGAGAATCGGTGCGAGTGGTGGTGGTTTCCCGCGTGGATGAGCCCGGGGTCTTCATGCTCCTCTCCGATGATGCTGCTCGTGCTCTGGGTCTCCGTCGCGGTGAGAGTGTTTCTGTCTCGGCCCGGCAGGTACGGCTGCCCGGATTGACTGCGGTGGACCCGAATCAGGATCTCCCCTTTCACCCCGATCCCGATATCAATCCTGCGGCAGAGTTGGGAGACCCCAACAGAGATGTTCGAGGCGATCTGGTCCGACGGGTCGAGCCCGAAGCGGAGGTCCGTCCTGCAGATCCCGCTCCCTCACTTCCCGACGAGCAACCCCTGGCTGAGGCACTTCCCCGGGCGGAGGAGACTGTTGCCCCGCAGGTAGAGCTTCCTCCCCGGGAGGTCGCCCAGGTCGAGGGTGAGGCGCTCCCGGGTCCCGACGTCTACGGTGTGTTGCCCGATATCTCTCTTCCTCCTCGGGAGGACGAGGAGGTCCTGCCAGTTCCGTTGCTTGATCCACCGCTGATTCCCGATCGTCCCCTCGGGCGAGCTCCTCTCGGGGTGGTCTTGACGCTCCCTGAAGCGCCCGAAGAGGCGGTCGTCAGGGATGCTCCCGCTACTCGAGCCGAAGTTGTCGATTCCCTGGTGGGGGAGGATCCCTTGACGGCACGAATTCTTGAAGTTGACCGGGCTCTGCGGGGTGAAGCACCGCTCCTGGTGGCGCTTCCCGCCGTGGAACCGAAGCCGACCGTGGAACCGAAGCAGGCCATGGAACCGAAGCAGGCCATGGATCGGGAACCCCCTGTCGAAAAGGACGAGGCTGATCATCTGGTGCCGCCCCCCGGAACGCACCCCCCCGAGGTGGCCATCGAACTTCCTCTGGCTGATGTGCCCCGAGAAGGAGAACCCGAGATCACGCCCGAGATAGCGATAGCGCCCGGGGAACCCGAGGAGCTTGAGGCTGCCCCCCCCGAGGTCGAACCCGAGATAGCGATGGAACCCGAGGCCGAACCCGAGGAACCGGAACTGCCCGAACTGGTCCAGCCCTCGGCCGATGAGGTGACTCCCTATTCTCCCGACGTGGTGATAACCCTGGAACCGGCCGAGTTTCGAAGCCCCGACTACGTACCGGATTCGGAAGATCCCGAGGAAGATCCCGAGATGAAACCGGCCGTGGCCGCACCCTCGCCTCTCCCGGAGGCAGAGGCTGTGCCCGAACCAGAAGTTACCCCCGAAGAAGGGGCCCCCTCTTTGGCCGTCCCTGGGGAGTTGCCTCTGGTAGATAGCCTTCAGAGCGGTGCCCACTACGTGCAGGTTGCTGCCATGGGAGAGCACGAGAGTGCCCTCCGGGCGGTGAGGATCCTGCAAAACGGTGGAGAGGACCTTCCTCTGGCGGTCACCTTTCAAGACGGGAGCCCCCGTCCTGGAATATTCCGGGTCTTTGTAGGCCCCCTCTCGGCGGACGAGCGGGGAACGGTGTTGCACCAGGTTCGCAATCAGGGATTTCGGGACGCCTTTTTGCGCACCACCCCGGACAACCGGCCCGGTGAGGATGTGAGAGGGTGA
- the loaP gene encoding antiterminator LoaP, with amino-acid sequence MTSELYYAIQVLTGEEQLFMQRVEKQIHRISGAPGIPACRLRWPRRTLTIRRKGKRVTTIQPIFPGYLFLETPEVTPELYHLLRRSSGFIRFLPENHALIPLEAKELRLVQHLLSFGDVLKESTVTFDTNNRIVVKAGPLQGLEGRIVKVDKRKGRAKVQLDLYDTAFLIDLGFRALEKAPDPPCEPAKSSVREPS; translated from the coding sequence GTGACGTCTGAATTATATTATGCCATCCAGGTACTCACCGGGGAAGAGCAACTCTTCATGCAAAGAGTCGAAAAGCAGATACACCGCATTTCGGGAGCCCCGGGAATCCCGGCCTGTCGGCTCCGGTGGCCCCGGCGAACCCTCACTATACGCCGAAAGGGAAAGAGAGTTACCACAATCCAGCCGATCTTTCCCGGCTATCTTTTTCTCGAGACTCCGGAGGTAACTCCCGAATTGTATCATCTCCTGCGAAGATCCTCGGGGTTTATCCGGTTTTTGCCGGAAAATCACGCCCTGATTCCCCTGGAAGCAAAAGAACTCCGGCTGGTGCAGCATCTGCTCTCCTTCGGGGATGTCCTGAAAGAATCCACGGTCACCTTCGATACAAACAACCGGATTGTCGTGAAGGCCGGGCCTCTCCAGGGCCTTGAAGGCCGGATTGTCAAAGTGGACAAGCGAAAAGGCAGAGCGAAGGTGCAACTGGACCTCTACGACACGGCTTTTCTCATTGATCTGGGATTTCGGGCCCTGGAAAAAGCCCCCGATCCTCCCTGCGAACCTGCGAAATCTTCTGTCCGGGAGCCCTCATGA
- a CDS encoding nucleoside-diphosphate sugar epimerase/dehydratase, with amino-acid sequence MSTTRICVIGAGFAGQQIAREISQKEIFGRVVAFLDDDPKKIGTSIAGIPVLGPIAQAAPLLEKTPADEALIAIPSASRETLRGLYQTLREARFLRIRILPTASQIVGDEAHVIQTREIDPQDLLGRTPVNINLREALSYLRGRRVLITGAGGSIGSELARQLLFGGAERLYLLGHGENSIYEIDAELRLLQSEGVGESATIVPIIGELTDRKYMHFLLGRLKADVIFHAAAYKHVPLMEENPVASIQNNVFGTRNLLEAAQQNGVSRVVLISTDKAVDPTCVYGASKSLAEEIMLSGTGPCSSLVVRFGNVLASRGSILPLFRRQIETGGPVTITDPRATRFFMTIPEAVSLVLKTGGVGTPGALHVLDMGDPINIRDLAEQLIRFYGYEPDRDIPIREIGLRPGEKLTESLFAPHEIPRGEPLERIHRIEGRISLVPDLQELLEMLEPVCFFDQTRPSEYRNRWRLRRILREIFPDLQQAPHEPQY; translated from the coding sequence ATGAGCACCACCAGGATCTGCGTGATCGGAGCCGGCTTTGCCGGTCAGCAAATAGCCCGCGAAATTTCCCAGAAAGAGATCTTTGGCCGCGTTGTGGCCTTTCTTGACGACGACCCGAAAAAAATCGGGACCTCGATTGCCGGGATTCCTGTACTGGGCCCGATCGCCCAGGCGGCTCCTCTCCTGGAAAAGACCCCCGCCGACGAGGCCTTGATCGCAATCCCCAGCGCGTCGAGGGAGACCCTGCGAGGGCTCTACCAGACGCTCCGGGAGGCCCGTTTTCTCCGTATCAGGATACTCCCTACGGCCTCGCAGATCGTGGGCGACGAGGCTCACGTGATCCAGACTCGAGAGATCGACCCCCAGGATCTGCTGGGGCGGACTCCGGTGAACATCAATCTGCGCGAAGCCCTCTCCTATTTGCGGGGACGGCGTGTTCTGATCACCGGAGCCGGGGGAAGCATCGGCAGCGAACTGGCGAGGCAGCTTCTCTTCGGGGGCGCCGAGCGGCTTTATCTCCTGGGACACGGCGAGAACAGCATCTACGAGATCGATGCAGAGCTGCGGCTGCTTCAGAGCGAGGGGGTAGGAGAGAGCGCCACGATCGTTCCCATTATCGGCGAGCTCACCGACCGAAAGTACATGCACTTTCTCCTCGGCCGTCTGAAGGCCGATGTGATCTTTCATGCGGCAGCCTACAAACACGTTCCTCTGATGGAGGAAAATCCCGTCGCCTCCATTCAAAACAACGTCTTCGGCACCCGAAACCTCCTGGAGGCGGCCCAACAGAACGGGGTAAGCCGGGTGGTCCTGATTTCCACGGACAAAGCCGTGGATCCCACCTGCGTATACGGGGCAAGCAAGAGCCTGGCCGAGGAGATCATGCTCTCCGGGACGGGGCCTTGCTCATCTCTGGTGGTGCGCTTCGGCAACGTCCTTGCCTCCCGGGGAAGTATCCTGCCCCTCTTCCGACGGCAGATCGAGACGGGAGGCCCCGTGACGATCACCGACCCCCGGGCGACCCGGTTCTTCATGACCATCCCCGAGGCGGTCTCGCTGGTGCTCAAAACGGGGGGAGTCGGCACGCCGGGGGCCCTTCATGTGCTGGATATGGGAGATCCCATAAATATCCGTGATCTGGCAGAACAGCTCATCCGCTTTTATGGCTACGAACCGGACCGGGACATTCCTATCCGGGAGATCGGCCTGAGGCCGGGAGAAAAACTCACGGAATCACTTTTTGCCCCCCACGAGATTCCCCGGGGGGAGCCCCTGGAACGAATACACCGGATTGAAGGGCGAATCTCCCTGGTACCGGACCTGCAGGAACTCCTGGAGATGCTGGAACCGGTCTGCTTCTTTGACCAAACCCGCCCTTCCGAGTATCGTAACCGCTGGAGACTGCGCAGGATCCTCAGGGAGATCTTTCCCGATCTGCAGCAAGCCCCTCACGAGCCCCAGTACTGA
- a CDS encoding DegT/DnrJ/EryC1/StrS family aminotransferase, whose amino-acid sequence MREVPFSKPSIGQEEIDAVTRVLQSGWLTTGAEALAFEKEFALRVGSAQALAVNSATAGLHLALEAWGVCAGTVVIVPSLTFTATAEAAHYLGASIAFADIDPETLLLDPRQVDRLADSLRRQGHRVSAIIPVHLAGAVCDMTALRDVARHHGAALIEDSAHAFPSETPRGYAGTLGDAGVFSFYANKTITTGEGGMICTDNEDRAERMRTMRTHGIDRPSWDRYRSSRGNWYYQVVAPGFKYNMPDTAAAIGRVQLGRADELHQARSAAAARYRSMLEPLAGAGALTMPPDAPGHAWHLFVVHLAPGRDRDALISDLARARIGSSVHYIPLHHMPFWKAAALSPPGQGVAKEPAFGLPCTDAVAGRILSLPLYPGITEEEQCQVCSVLEEILL is encoded by the coding sequence GTGCGGGAAGTTCCCTTTTCAAAACCCTCGATCGGCCAGGAAGAGATCGATGCAGTTACGCGGGTCCTGCAAAGCGGCTGGCTCACAACGGGGGCGGAAGCTCTGGCCTTTGAGAAAGAATTTGCCCTCCGGGTGGGCTCGGCCCAGGCCCTGGCAGTAAACAGCGCCACGGCGGGGCTCCACCTGGCCCTGGAGGCCTGGGGGGTTTGTGCCGGTACGGTGGTGATCGTTCCCAGCCTCACCTTTACCGCCACGGCCGAAGCGGCCCACTATCTGGGAGCGTCCATAGCCTTTGCCGACATCGACCCCGAGACGCTTCTTCTGGATCCCCGGCAGGTGGATCGCCTGGCCGACTCCCTCCGGCGCCAGGGCCACCGGGTTAGCGCTATCATCCCCGTCCACCTGGCCGGTGCTGTCTGTGACATGACCGCCCTGCGCGATGTGGCCCGACACCACGGAGCTGCCCTGATAGAGGACTCAGCTCACGCCTTTCCTTCGGAAACACCCCGGGGCTACGCAGGAACCCTGGGAGACGCAGGGGTCTTTTCCTTCTACGCCAACAAGACGATCACCACCGGCGAAGGAGGGATGATCTGCACCGACAACGAGGACCGGGCAGAACGGATGCGCACCATGCGAACCCACGGAATCGACCGCCCCTCCTGGGATCGTTACCGGAGCAGTCGGGGCAACTGGTACTACCAGGTGGTGGCGCCAGGCTTCAAGTACAATATGCCCGACACAGCAGCCGCGATTGGGAGGGTTCAGCTTGGCCGGGCTGACGAGCTTCACCAGGCCCGCTCTGCCGCAGCGGCCCGCTACCGCTCCATGCTTGAACCCCTGGCCGGGGCCGGGGCTCTCACGATGCCACCCGATGCTCCCGGCCACGCCTGGCACCTCTTTGTGGTGCACCTTGCCCCGGGCCGTGATCGGGACGCCCTCATCAGCGACCTTGCCCGGGCACGGATAGGCTCCTCGGTCCACTATATACCGCTCCATCATATGCCTTTCTGGAAAGCGGCGGCGCTCTCTCCCCCAGGACAGGGAGTGGCAAAAGAACCCGCCTTCGGGCTGCCCTGCACCGATGCAGTGGCAGGAAGAATTCTCAGCCTGCCCCTGTATCCGGGAATAACCGAAGAGGAACAGTGCCAGGTCTGTTCCGTCCTGGAGGAGATACTCCTGTGA
- a CDS encoding xanthine dehydrogenase family protein molybdopterin-binding subunit: protein MKTLRHYLCARPIIANRAGNRIVAPEEFSLDYPECLILESSASSPENLSPREFLPPPFEAVPLLPPAAVHPGQIIAIVIGPSWKEADRAAGAISQEQDRSLSTESRMIWSSGDALRSSSVDPDEETLRDTHLVQGLYETGEQQHRLDAPLWAEVRTKKDQLHLRIPTQWPDHVRQSLAQALRIPLARISLDVVPVEGGRDGALFFPSLLACLAAQAHRLAQAPLRLALRNDQIALTGGRSPSTVRYLTRVNSTGEILRNEIDIQLDCGAYPTLKEETLSRLHLAAQALYAGPSPHVSARAIRTAYPPLGAFEGVGTAQVSFAREIHYNRLAGIAEEDPILWRKKLFRPEWPLLHNLADTVAENADFHRRYAAHELVRKRRMQLPRNSASLKGIGCAFGEQISGMTSGRERGSVALQLEQDGSARIFCSVPTPTPRLRQAWRAIVARELQIPLEQVTLETRYDEQQDNSGPRIFSRGVSVIPRTLLSACEAVQKQRFREPLPILVRRSIKSSRSKRYPGDALRSLGAAAVEATLIPATMEIDVRSVTMAVYAGTILDRQSAEAELRRGIYQALSWALKEPLDRGARQTNKEAEILGDPEVQRQYTPGFLGAPPRIKVIFVPGGKRDSSVGVGELPFLTVPAALVSALSQASGLYLDGIPARPREVLRMLQEEE, encoded by the coding sequence GTGAAAACCCTGCGCCATTACCTGTGCGCCCGGCCCATCATCGCAAACCGGGCAGGAAACCGGATCGTTGCCCCCGAGGAGTTCTCGCTGGATTACCCGGAGTGCCTCATTCTGGAAAGCAGCGCCAGCTCCCCCGAAAACCTTTCTCCCCGGGAATTTCTGCCCCCGCCCTTCGAAGCGGTCCCCCTTCTCCCACCAGCAGCGGTTCACCCGGGCCAGATCATCGCGATTGTTATCGGCCCTTCCTGGAAAGAAGCAGACCGCGCTGCCGGGGCGATCAGCCAGGAACAGGACCGGTCTCTCTCCACCGAGAGCCGCATGATCTGGAGCAGCGGCGATGCTTTGAGATCATCCTCTGTTGATCCTGACGAAGAGACGCTGCGGGACACCCACCTGGTGCAGGGCCTCTACGAAACAGGAGAGCAGCAACACCGTCTGGATGCGCCTCTCTGGGCCGAGGTCCGCACCAAAAAGGACCAGCTTCATCTGCGAATTCCCACGCAATGGCCTGACCACGTGAGACAATCCCTGGCCCAGGCTCTGAGAATTCCCCTGGCCCGGATCAGTCTGGACGTTGTCCCCGTGGAAGGAGGCCGCGACGGAGCGCTCTTTTTCCCCAGTCTCCTGGCCTGCCTGGCCGCGCAGGCCCACCGCCTGGCACAAGCTCCCCTGCGCCTGGCCTTGCGCAACGATCAGATCGCCCTCACAGGAGGCAGAAGCCCTTCCACGGTGCGTTACCTCACCCGCGTGAACAGCACAGGAGAAATCCTCCGGAACGAGATCGACATACAACTCGATTGCGGTGCCTACCCCACTTTGAAAGAAGAAACCCTGAGTCGCCTCCATCTGGCTGCTCAGGCGCTGTACGCCGGCCCGTCCCCCCATGTGAGCGCCCGGGCGATTCGTACTGCCTATCCTCCTCTGGGAGCCTTCGAAGGAGTCGGCACAGCCCAGGTCAGTTTTGCCCGGGAAATACACTACAATCGCCTGGCGGGAATCGCCGAAGAGGACCCGATCCTCTGGAGAAAAAAACTGTTCCGTCCCGAATGGCCTCTTTTGCATAATCTGGCCGATACGGTGGCAGAGAACGCCGATTTCCACCGGCGCTACGCCGCCCACGAACTGGTACGGAAGCGACGGATGCAGCTCCCCCGGAACAGCGCCTCCCTGAAAGGAATCGGCTGCGCCTTCGGCGAACAGATCAGCGGCATGACCTCGGGACGCGAACGGGGATCGGTGGCGCTACAGCTGGAACAGGACGGGTCTGCCCGGATCTTCTGCTCCGTACCTACCCCCACACCCCGCCTGCGACAAGCCTGGAGGGCCATTGTAGCCCGGGAGTTGCAAATTCCCCTGGAACAGGTAACCCTGGAAACCCGCTACGACGAGCAGCAGGACAACTCCGGACCCAGAATCTTCTCCCGGGGAGTATCGGTTATCCCCCGAACCCTTCTGTCAGCCTGCGAAGCGGTGCAGAAGCAGCGCTTTCGGGAACCGCTCCCCATTCTGGTGCGCCGATCCATCAAATCTTCCCGGTCAAAACGTTACCCCGGAGATGCCCTGCGGTCCCTGGGGGCCGCCGCCGTCGAGGCCACCCTTATCCCGGCTACAATGGAGATCGATGTTCGTTCCGTCACCATGGCCGTTTATGCAGGAACGATCCTGGACCGCCAGTCTGCCGAGGCAGAGCTTCGCCGCGGGATCTACCAGGCCCTGAGCTGGGCCCTGAAAGAACCTCTGGACCGGGGCGCCCGGCAGACCAACAAGGAGGCAGAAATCCTGGGCGACCCCGAGGTGCAACGCCAGTACACGCCGGGTTTTCTTGGCGCGCCTCCCCGAATAAAAGTGATCTTTGTGCCCGGCGGGAAACGGGACAGCTCTGTGGGGGTAGGAGAACTCCCCTTTCTCACCGTCCCGGCGGCCCTGGTGAGCGCCCTGTCCCAGGCCAGCGGCCTCTATCTTGACGGTATCCCCGCTCGTCCCCGGGAAGTTCTGCGCATGCTCCAGGAGGAGGAGTAA